One window of the Tistrella mobilis genome contains the following:
- a CDS encoding TetR/AcrR family transcriptional regulator — protein sequence MASQENDNRTSAPKPARTRKTSTAAPRRRRQGRPPLGDAGPDATRNALLDAATKLFARLGYEPVTTGAIAAEAGVTQSIVHYHFGSKQKIWEAAIDRLMAERIAFYENLVEKPGGMDPLTRLKLLTKGLVYANAHNPDFARVTVHEGSVPGDRMHWLVESYMKTAFDKFEGAIRDAMAAGAIREMPLRDVTLIIVFGASLIFTFSGMIERMYGTPLTDPEAATSYADSFIDIVFNGLKPDGAPGAAPLPFRVPGQPAQG from the coding sequence ATGGCGAGCCAGGAGAACGACAACCGAACATCGGCGCCAAAACCTGCGCGCACCCGCAAGACGAGCACCGCCGCCCCGCGCCGCCGCCGCCAGGGCCGGCCGCCGCTGGGCGATGCCGGGCCCGATGCCACCCGCAACGCCCTGCTCGATGCCGCCACGAAACTGTTCGCGCGGCTTGGCTACGAGCCGGTGACCACCGGCGCGATCGCGGCCGAGGCGGGGGTGACGCAGTCGATCGTGCATTACCATTTCGGCTCGAAGCAGAAGATCTGGGAGGCGGCGATCGACCGGCTGATGGCCGAACGCATCGCCTTCTATGAGAACCTCGTCGAAAAACCCGGCGGCATGGACCCGCTGACCCGACTGAAACTGCTGACCAAGGGCCTGGTCTATGCCAACGCCCACAACCCCGATTTCGCCCGGGTGACGGTGCACGAGGGCTCGGTGCCGGGCGACCGCATGCACTGGCTGGTGGAAAGCTATATGAAAACCGCCTTCGACAAGTTCGAAGGCGCGATCCGCGACGCCATGGCGGCCGGCGCCATCCGCGAGATGCCGCTGCGCGACGTGACCCTGATCATCGTCTTCGGCGCCTCGCTGATCTTCACCTTCTCGGGCATGATCGAGCGCATGTACGGCACCCCGCTGACCGACCCCGAGGCCGCGACCTCTTATGCCGACAGCTTCATCGACATCGTGTTCAACGGGCTGAAACCGGATGGCGCACCGGGGGCGGCGCCGCTGCCGTTTCGGGTGCCGGGGCAGCCGGCGCAGGGATGA